A region of the Verrucomicrobiota bacterium genome:
CATATCGAAACTCGTTGACCGGGGAATACACAAAACGTACGAGTAGGGAGTCGAAACAAGCTTAATCACGCACGGGGGGTTCCCCAACGATTCGTTCGTATGTCCCGTTTGTTTTCGCGTCCTTAATGGCTTTGGCAAACAAAGGAACAAGCGCTGCATGCTTTTTGTGAAGATAAGAAAAGAGCAGGGCATCATCGATGGGCTTTTCGACAAGTCTGATGCCACTATCCCTATACTCATCGCTGGCGATGAGATAGGTTCCGTCGATATTATCGGAAATGACGACATCCACTAGATCATTGGCGAGCAATTGGAAGGCCTCCTCAATAGAATCTGTTGGAAACTGATTCGCAACGACACCCTTAATATTATTCTCCACGACCTTGGTTCCTTTGCGAAACGCTACTCGATAGGGCGCAAGTGATTTCCAGCTATCCAATGCAATATCATCTTTTACAAAAGGGTTTCGGATGGGGCCGAATCAAAACATCCGCAGATTAGAATCAAAAATGGAAATAGAATTAAACAGGTGAGTTTTTTGAATAAGTTCATGACCAGTCTCGATTGAGGTTAATAATAAAAGGCTAATCCCCCTTTGTGGAATATATAACCGCCATTTCAAAAACACCCTCATCGATTAATCGAGGCTCGAGCTGCAATTGCATTTTTTCGGCAAAGGCCGCAACAACCGCCAGACCAAGTCCGCGATGTTCATCCATCGACCGGGCACTGTCTTTACGCCAAAAACGGTCAAATAGCTTTTCCATATCCAACTGTTCCAGCTCAATACTGACGTTGCGAAATACAAGTCGTTTCCCATCTTCCAGAACTTCTATCTGAATCTCCCCACCGACAGGGGCATAAGAAACAGCGTTATTGATGAGGTTATCGACCATGTGTTCAAACAGCGTTCTATCCACAACCCAAATGACATCTTTTAATCCGGATAATTTGGTTGTTAGTTGCCGCCTGCCGGCCTCAGCCTTATGACGACTCCAAATGCTGGATACAACTTCCTCGATCGCAACGGTCTCCATATGGAGATCGATGTGGCCGCTATCTGCGCGGCTAAGTTCGAGCAACTGACTAACGGTTTGTTGCATTTCCAACGATATAGCGCGCATGGCTTCGTAGTCTTGTTTCGAATCCCCGTCTTTCCACTTTATCCCGACCTCCGCTATATTCAAAAGGGCCGCGATAGGTGTTCGAAGTTCGTGTGACACATCCGCACTGAATTGTCGCTCGCGCTCAAAGGATTTTTTAAGCCGATTAAAGAGATCATTCAACTGCCCGGCGATTGGCCTCAATTCGATCGGCAGCGTTCCTTCATCGAAATGGGTTTCCAAAGAATCCGCATCCACCTTTCCCATTCGACCAACCAATTCTTTTAGGGGACTCAACCCACTACCTAGCGCAATTAATACGAAGACGGGTGAAAGCACAAGCGTTGCGATTCCACCGAGGGTTAGAAGATTCCGTAGACCAGCCAAAGTCGTTTCAATTTCGTTCACATCCGTTGCAACAACCAATATCACCTTAAACCCTTCATTGTATTGGATTTCGCGCGCACCGCGAACTCGGGGTTCGTAGCGGATTCCAATGGCTCGTCCGCTTAACCCGTTCGGCAGAGCCAAATCCCAGTACTTTGGCTCACGCTCTTTGCCATATTGCTTAGGCAGGTCATTTTCTCCGAGCGATTCGGACCGCTTTACTATCTCGTCTTCATTCTTCCAGATCTGGTAAAATGCACGCCTTTGGTTGCCGCTGAATTCCCTGAGAAAACGGTCGCTAAAAAGCACTTCGACCTTTTGTTCGCGTCTTTGGTAGGTGGAAGTCATTATAGAGTAGGCCTGGACCCGAAGCCGCTGATCAAAACGCTCAACCAGATTTTTACGGGCAAAGTGGTAAATCGAAAAGCCACAGATGCCAAAAATGGCAGCAATACTTAGCATGGTCAACAGGACCAATCTCGCTTTGATCGATAACATAGTTAGTCTACGAAAATGTAGCCCAACCCTACCCGTGTTTCGATCGGGCAATGGCCACCCGCTTCGGATAATTTTCTTCGAATGGATGAAATAGCCGACTCAATGGTATTACTCCGAACCTCGTCCGAGTCGCCGTAAATTTTGGCTTCAATTTCAGTTCGAGACACGACTTCTCCACGCCGCATGGCCAAATATTCAAGGATTCGATACTCTCTTGGCTTGAAAGACACTGGCTTACCTTGAATTCGGGCTTCCTTCGTAGCGAGGTCGATTTTCAAATTTGATGACTCGATTACCGTTTGGCGAATTCCATAGCATCGCCGACACAAAGCTTCTACCCGTGCCTCCAATTCTTCCATCGCAAAAGGCTTAACCAGGTAATCATCCGCTCCGGTTTTAAGCCCAAGCACTTTATCCTTCAACGTATCTTTCGCGGTCAGCATCAAGGCCAAAGAAGCTCCACCTTTGGCCCGGTATTGCGCCAGCAACTCAAGGCCATTCAATTTCGGCAACATGATATCAAGAATGAGGACATCGTATTCCCCGGTTTTAGCCATATACAGCCCTTCTTCACCATCGATTGCGGTATCAACGGCATAACCACCCCGACGCAGACCCGTAGCAATGGATTCGCGCAAGTAAATCATGTCCTCAACCAGGAGCAATTTCATAAAAATGACAGGATACCGTTTAAAGCCAATCCATGGCCGAACGGTGTAAAAATGTCCAGCTTGTCGGCCAAATTGATTGTCTTTTCCAAATTCGGTAAGGTCACGGTAAGGTGGAAGCTGTTATTATGAATATTCAAAAGCAACCGCCACTCTGTGAAACCCGTAGTCAATAACCTCTTAGTATTAGCCGCATTGTCACTCTCGATTGCGGCTTTTCTAATTTCATTGGATTTGAAGACAGAAGATCTCGTTCAAACCACCACAGGAGACCGAATCGAAGAACTTGAGCGTGAAATCGCTCACCTTAAAGGCACCGTGTTTGAAGCAGACCTGGTAGCAAGTGAAGGTACGGTTTCGACCATCCAACAGATCGAATTGACCAATATCGACTCCTCAGAGCAGGAGAAGATTAACCATATGGTAGAGTCCATGCGATGGACCATGAC
Encoded here:
- a CDS encoding transporter substrate-binding domain-containing protein is translated as MDSWKSLAPYRVAFRKGTKVVENNIKGVVANQFPTDSIEEAFQLLANDLVDVVISDNIDGTYLIASDEYRDSGIRLVEKPIDDALLFSYLHKKHAALVPLFAKAIKDAKTNGTYERIVGEPPVRD
- a CDS encoding ATP-binding protein, whose protein sequence is MLSIKARLVLLTMLSIAAIFGICGFSIYHFARKNLVERFDQRLRVQAYSIMTSTYQRREQKVEVLFSDRFLREFSGNQRRAFYQIWKNEDEIVKRSESLGENDLPKQYGKEREPKYWDLALPNGLSGRAIGIRYEPRVRGAREIQYNEGFKVILVVATDVNEIETTLAGLRNLLTLGGIATLVLSPVFVLIALGSGLSPLKELVGRMGKVDADSLETHFDEGTLPIELRPIAGQLNDLFNRLKKSFERERQFSADVSHELRTPIAALLNIAEVGIKWKDGDSKQDYEAMRAISLEMQQTVSQLLELSRADSGHIDLHMETVAIEEVVSSIWSRHKAEAGRRQLTTKLSGLKDVIWVVDRTLFEHMVDNLINNAVSYAPVGGEIQIEVLEDGKRLVFRNVSIELEQLDMEKLFDRFWRKDSARSMDEHRGLGLAVVAAFAEKMQLQLEPRLIDEGVFEMAVIYSTKGD
- a CDS encoding response regulator transcription factor, which encodes MKLLLVEDMIYLRESIATGLRRGGYAVDTAIDGEEGLYMAKTGEYDVLILDIMLPKLNGLELLAQYRAKGGASLALMLTAKDTLKDKVLGLKTGADDYLVKPFAMEELEARVEALCRRCYGIRQTVIESSNLKIDLATKEARIQGKPVSFKPREYRILEYLAMRRGEVVSRTEIEAKIYGDSDEVRSNTIESAISSIRRKLSEAGGHCPIETRVGLGYIFVD